In a genomic window of Anoxybacter fermentans:
- the ybeY gene encoding rRNA maturation RNase YbeY: MEILINNHNIEAFTPELEDLVRKVVQHAADVEDRKDALEVSILITNNAEIQKLNAKYRQINAPTDVLSFPMDEEYLGDIVISMDKVIEQAEEYGHSIERELAFLTVHGMLHLFGYDHIEEEDRVLMRQREEEILNQLGIYRE; the protein is encoded by the coding sequence ATGGAGATTCTCATAAATAACCATAATATCGAGGCATTTACACCTGAACTTGAAGATCTGGTCAGGAAAGTTGTTCAGCATGCAGCGGATGTGGAAGATAGAAAAGATGCTTTAGAAGTGAGTATTCTTATCACTAATAATGCTGAGATACAGAAATTAAATGCTAAATACCGGCAGATTAATGCTCCCACAGATGTTCTTTCTTTTCCGATGGATGAAGAATATTTGGGGGATATAGTTATTTCTATGGATAAAGTTATTGAACAGGCTGAGGAGTATGGCCATTCTATTGAACGGGAGCTGGCTTTTCTTACCGTTCATGGAATGCTCCACTTGTTTGGATATGATCATATTGAGGAAGAAGATAGGGTTCTTATGCGGCAA